One Turneriella parva DSM 21527 genomic region harbors:
- a CDS encoding A/G-specific DNA-adenine glycosylase, whose amino-acid sequence MKPLLDRLGKWYEKEKHAYEFRKNRTPYRTWITEIFLQQTQIAAGKDKLKFFLKRFPGVTELARGPESDVLAAFRGMGYYSRARNMFKAAGYIAANHQGIMPVAYAELLKVPGIGHYTAAIIASIHNNEAILANDANHARVLSRLYELPHEASTPAFRDAAARAAAPLFAGKMPAGDVNEALMQWGQTICKKRPRCELCFAVDLCAAHKSGNVTAYPVKKEREQALDVLWIMQVHRKGDKYQVVASGRNFPFLRGELLFPGFLALPPEMQERSSPEKMSAATRQKLMRLAHPLPVDFRHAITRYRIAVKLIYVKEGVAGGEYLTLSSLAARCHSSLMQKALRRLDKLEF is encoded by the coding sequence ATGAAACCCCTTCTCGACCGTCTGGGCAAGTGGTACGAAAAAGAAAAACACGCGTACGAATTCAGAAAAAACAGAACCCCTTACCGCACCTGGATCACCGAAATTTTTCTGCAGCAGACGCAGATAGCCGCGGGCAAAGACAAACTGAAATTCTTTCTGAAGCGGTTTCCCGGGGTAACTGAGCTCGCGCGCGGGCCCGAAAGCGATGTGCTCGCTGCGTTTCGCGGCATGGGTTATTATTCGCGCGCGCGTAACATGTTCAAAGCAGCGGGTTACATTGCCGCGAACCATCAGGGCATTATGCCCGTTGCATATGCCGAACTTTTGAAAGTGCCCGGCATCGGCCACTATACAGCCGCAATCATCGCATCGATTCACAACAACGAAGCGATTCTGGCGAATGATGCCAACCATGCGCGCGTGCTCTCGCGTCTTTACGAATTACCGCATGAGGCCAGCACGCCCGCGTTTCGTGACGCAGCCGCACGCGCAGCGGCGCCCCTTTTCGCCGGCAAGATGCCTGCCGGTGATGTCAATGAGGCGCTGATGCAATGGGGGCAGACAATCTGCAAAAAACGCCCGCGCTGCGAGCTCTGCTTCGCAGTCGACCTCTGCGCCGCCCACAAGAGCGGCAATGTAACAGCATACCCAGTAAAGAAAGAACGCGAGCAGGCGCTCGACGTGCTGTGGATCATGCAGGTTCACCGCAAGGGTGATAAATACCAGGTCGTGGCGAGCGGTCGCAACTTTCCGTTTCTCAGAGGTGAACTGTTGTTTCCGGGCTTTCTAGCGCTGCCGCCTGAGATGCAAGAGAGATCCTCACCGGAAAAAATGTCTGCCGCTACGCGCCAGAAGCTCATGCGCCTCGCGCACCCGCTGCCGGTCGATTTTCGCCACGCAATCACGCGCTACCGCATAGCCGTGAAACTGATTTACGTGAAAGAGGGCGTCGCAGGGGGCGAATACCTGACGCTCAGCAGCCTCGCGGCCCGCTGCCATTCGAGCCTGATGCAGAAAGCCCTCAGGCGCCTGGATAAACTGGAGTTCTGA
- the guaD gene encoding guanine deaminase produces the protein MQKKRGIISAFINPQADGSLAFVERGCLLYDEHGKIEYFGAVPSADTMTGYEVLLRERHVTLPGFIDLHTHLPQYEFAGQGAEALLPWLNRYTFPQEARFSDERVAELQSLNFFQTSIMHGTTTTVAYLSSHARAAEIAFTEASRVGIRAYLGLTLMDRNVPAALITTPADAERDMLRLIERWHKRGLNEFVVTPRFAISCSADLLALCGRISQAHDTFLQTHISENHDEVAETAKLFPEAESYAGVYDRYGCLHAKTLLGHGIHLSDNERQLIKDRQSVVVHCPVSNNFLGSGILPYQKFRGEQLRLGLGTDVAAGYSLSMLHEAKAMTEMAKLRAHFDHAACELSVTDAVYQATLGNAAALSRAHDLGSFEVGKSADFCVIDDRRCDTLQDEEKNHYASLPERLNRIVYRGHSSMVESTVIAGSVVYSR, from the coding sequence ATGCAAAAGAAACGCGGAATCATCTCGGCATTTATCAATCCGCAAGCTGACGGCTCGCTTGCATTCGTCGAGCGCGGTTGCCTGCTTTACGACGAACACGGCAAGATAGAATACTTTGGCGCTGTGCCTTCGGCAGACACGATGACGGGTTATGAAGTTCTGCTGCGCGAGCGACATGTCACGCTGCCGGGTTTTATTGATCTGCACACGCATTTGCCGCAATATGAATTTGCCGGTCAGGGCGCTGAGGCGCTTTTGCCTTGGTTAAACCGGTATACTTTTCCGCAAGAGGCGCGCTTCAGCGATGAACGCGTGGCCGAACTGCAGAGCCTAAACTTTTTTCAGACCTCGATCATGCACGGCACGACCACGACCGTCGCTTACCTCTCGTCTCACGCGCGGGCGGCGGAGATAGCGTTCACCGAAGCCAGTCGAGTCGGTATTCGGGCCTATCTCGGCCTCACGCTGATGGACCGCAATGTGCCCGCGGCGCTTATCACAACGCCCGCAGATGCAGAACGGGATATGCTGCGCCTGATTGAGAGGTGGCACAAGCGGGGACTCAATGAATTTGTCGTCACGCCGCGCTTTGCAATCAGCTGCAGCGCAGATTTGCTGGCGCTCTGCGGGCGTATCAGCCAGGCACACGACACTTTTCTGCAAACGCACATCAGCGAAAATCACGATGAAGTCGCTGAGACAGCGAAACTTTTTCCCGAGGCGGAGAGTTATGCGGGCGTTTACGATCGGTATGGCTGCCTGCACGCCAAAACGCTGCTCGGGCATGGCATTCATTTGAGCGATAACGAGCGGCAATTGATAAAAGACCGGCAGAGCGTGGTTGTGCACTGCCCGGTATCGAACAACTTTCTGGGCAGCGGCATTCTGCCCTACCAGAAGTTTCGCGGTGAGCAGCTGCGCCTGGGCCTCGGTACCGACGTGGCTGCAGGCTATTCGTTGTCGATGTTGCACGAGGCAAAGGCAATGACTGAGATGGCAAAACTCAGGGCACACTTCGACCATGCGGCCTGCGAGCTATCGGTTACCGACGCCGTTTACCAGGCAACACTCGGCAATGCAGCCGCACTCTCGCGGGCGCATGATTTGGGCAGCTTCGAGGTCGGCAAATCGGCCGATTTCTGCGTTATCGACGACAGGCGCTGCGACACACTGCAAGACGAAGAAAAAAACCACTATGCCAGCCTGCCTGAGCGCCTGAACCGCATCGTCTACCGCGGCCATAGCAGCATGGTCGAATCGACCGTGATTGCCGGCAGTGTCGTCTACTCGCGGTGA
- a CDS encoding ABC transporter ATP-binding protein — MQTNAVSVNNLSLTIDGKPILRNISFDLKPGETLVLMGKNGSGKTMLLKTLVGLFRPQSGSAEILGKNVHRLAHSELDELRRSIGYVFQKSGLFDSLHVWQNVVFALRRFSDLDDDALRAKATECLNRAGLKDVEDKFPSELSGGMQKRAGIARAIAMDPQILLFDDPTAGLDPVLTDAIAELIKGIQRNLGSAAIVVAHDFNLAYKLADKIGLVVSGALHGILSRDEFRQTSEPYFEQFREGKLTGPIPVIE, encoded by the coding sequence ATGCAAACGAATGCCGTGTCGGTCAACAACCTCTCGCTCACCATTGATGGCAAACCCATTCTGCGCAATATCAGCTTTGACCTAAAACCCGGCGAGACTTTAGTGCTCATGGGCAAAAATGGCTCGGGCAAAACGATGCTGCTGAAAACATTGGTCGGCCTCTTCAGACCGCAGAGCGGCAGCGCCGAAATTCTCGGCAAGAATGTACACCGTCTTGCGCACAGCGAGCTCGATGAACTCAGGCGCAGTATCGGCTATGTGTTTCAGAAATCGGGCCTCTTTGACTCGTTACACGTGTGGCAGAACGTCGTGTTTGCCCTGCGCCGTTTTTCAGACCTGGACGACGATGCGCTGCGCGCGAAGGCTACCGAATGCCTCAACCGCGCGGGGCTCAAAGACGTCGAAGACAAGTTTCCCTCAGAGCTTTCAGGCGGCATGCAAAAACGTGCCGGTATTGCGCGCGCGATTGCGATGGACCCGCAGATTCTGCTGTTCGACGACCCGACAGCAGGTCTCGACCCGGTTCTGACTGATGCGATCGCCGAACTCATCAAAGGTATTCAGCGAAACCTTGGCAGCGCGGCGATTGTCGTTGCGCACGACTTCAATCTTGCGTATAAACTCGCCGACAAGATCGGCCTCGTGGTGTCGGGAGCGCTGCACGGTATTCTCAGCCGGGATGAATTCAGACAAACCAGCGAGCCCTATTTTGAACAGTTTCGCGAAGGTAAGCTCACGGGGCCGATTCCCGTGATCGAATAG
- a CDS encoding energy transducer TonB has protein sequence MTQAYPPILHPERRAFALSLALHALLFLLIALFADLRFNETLSVKIVTDAPQRLQEVIEDEPQEELTRPSRTSGKKATKRKDAAGSTGSKRKGKTTSQSDTHTLADPWSQYEQKMHSRAGRGNEAGSNARTEATKWGTEKTGRSDKRGESENVVIPKGDSSAATRWRKGAARRLISMPAIEYPESVRKKSGQGKVELLLEVDAQGRVESVEILKSSGITRLDISARNAYRNAIFSPSPSGETATGVIVVTFKMRD, from the coding sequence GTGACACAGGCCTACCCCCCAATTCTGCATCCCGAACGGAGAGCCTTTGCGCTCTCGCTGGCGTTGCACGCCCTGCTCTTTTTGCTGATTGCCCTGTTTGCTGATCTGCGCTTTAACGAGACGCTCAGCGTCAAGATCGTCACCGACGCGCCGCAGCGGCTGCAAGAAGTAATCGAAGACGAACCGCAAGAAGAATTAACGCGCCCGTCGCGCACCTCAGGCAAAAAGGCCACCAAAAGAAAAGACGCCGCCGGTTCAACCGGCAGTAAACGCAAGGGCAAGACGACGAGCCAAAGCGATACGCATACGCTCGCAGACCCCTGGTCGCAGTACGAACAAAAGATGCACTCGCGCGCAGGTCGCGGCAACGAAGCAGGTTCGAATGCGCGTACCGAAGCGACCAAATGGGGCACCGAAAAGACCGGACGCAGCGATAAACGGGGCGAATCAGAAAATGTAGTGATACCCAAGGGCGACAGCAGCGCAGCAACCCGGTGGCGTAAGGGTGCTGCACGCCGCCTCATCTCGATGCCCGCGATCGAATACCCTGAGAGCGTGCGCAAGAAATCGGGCCAGGGTAAGGTAGAACTTCTGCTTGAGGTTGATGCGCAGGGCCGCGTCGAAAGTGTCGAAATTCTGAAATCGTCGGGCATCACGCGGCTCGACATCAGCGCACGCAATGCGTATCGCAACGCGATTTTTTCGCCGTCGCCGTCGGGCGAAACGGCGACGGGCGTGATTGTTGTTACCTTTAAAATGCGGGATTAA
- a CDS encoding aminotransferase class V-fold PLP-dependent enzyme: MALFSRSSGRNWAIAEKFIILFVYMSHSLRDSFPFFQANPGLVYLDSAATALKPLPVLQALQEYNTNQSVNIHRGVYRLSQLATDTVESVRAKTARYLSDAPDALAVFVKGTTEGFNLLAHALTSPESKLADFFPAYRSDKPPAILLSESEHHANIVPWQVAAKRSGYKLLYLRADADGCLASQSAEVAGLFDSYAIRIVSLSLQSNVTGIVHDLSAVRELASQHGSAFIVDAAQAAVHVPAKIKAVQPDFTVFSGHKLFSATGVGAVVGRKPVLDACAVYQTGGGMIALVEHEASTYLEAPARFEAGTQPIAEIYALGAAIDFVAQHAREIHDTDERLRTYADEKLKTLGVRVFGMSAGTARSPIYSFEVAGVHAHDTGTLLDEQDICIRAGHHCCQLLMRSLGVAATARASFSVYNTEDDVDRLISGIEYVKKIFRK, translated from the coding sequence ATGGCCCTGTTCTCTCGGTCGTCAGGCCGAAACTGGGCAATCGCTGAAAAATTCATTATACTGTTCGTGTACATGAGTCACTCTCTCAGGGATAGTTTCCCGTTCTTTCAGGCAAACCCGGGCCTTGTCTACCTCGACTCAGCGGCGACCGCGCTGAAACCCCTGCCGGTCTTGCAGGCCCTGCAAGAATACAACACCAACCAGTCGGTCAACATACATCGCGGTGTCTACCGGCTGTCGCAGCTTGCGACCGACACGGTCGAAAGCGTGCGCGCCAAGACCGCGCGCTATTTGTCTGATGCCCCCGACGCACTCGCGGTTTTTGTTAAAGGCACCACCGAAGGTTTCAATTTGCTGGCGCATGCGCTCACCTCGCCCGAATCAAAGCTGGCCGATTTTTTCCCGGCTTATCGATCAGACAAACCGCCGGCAATTCTGCTCAGCGAAAGCGAGCACCATGCGAACATTGTTCCGTGGCAGGTCGCGGCGAAGCGCAGCGGTTACAAGCTGCTCTACCTCAGGGCCGATGCCGATGGGTGTCTTGCGAGCCAGAGCGCCGAAGTCGCCGGGCTTTTCGATTCTTACGCAATCCGCATCGTTTCGCTGAGTCTGCAGTCGAATGTCACCGGTATCGTGCACGACCTGTCGGCGGTGCGTGAACTGGCCTCTCAACATGGCTCGGCGTTCATTGTCGACGCGGCGCAGGCGGCGGTGCATGTGCCGGCAAAAATCAAGGCAGTGCAGCCTGATTTTACCGTTTTTTCGGGGCATAAGCTCTTCTCAGCAACCGGTGTCGGCGCGGTTGTAGGGCGTAAGCCGGTGCTCGATGCGTGCGCCGTTTACCAGACCGGCGGCGGTATGATTGCACTCGTGGAACACGAAGCCTCGACGTATCTTGAGGCGCCGGCGCGCTTCGAGGCAGGCACGCAGCCAATCGCCGAAATATACGCCCTGGGAGCCGCGATCGATTTTGTCGCTCAGCACGCGCGAGAAATTCACGACACCGATGAGCGACTGCGCACTTACGCCGATGAGAAGCTAAAGACGCTGGGTGTTCGTGTATTCGGCATGAGCGCCGGCACTGCCCGTTCGCCCATCTATTCTTTTGAAGTCGCCGGGGTGCACGCGCACGACACCGGCACGCTGCTCGACGAGCAAGATATCTGTATTCGCGCCGGCCACCACTGTTGCCAGTTGCTCATGCGGTCTCTCGGGGTCGCGGCGACGGCGCGCGCGTCGTTCTCTGTCTACAATACCGAAGACGATGTTGACAGGCTCATCAGCGGAATTGAATATGTTAAGAAGATATTCCGCAAGTGA
- a CDS encoding FG-GAP repeat domain-containing protein: protein MCARARFSEFRQEKLNVDRAALRTGRAAAETHCGQCHLVPLPESMSQPNAAYMLAYMGLFLGIDASRQLDDAEKAHFRQRYELLKSQKQIASSAQVTPQTWQALRGYYLGLARYPFVSGEKALPLEQAPVEFADQGVTLVKVLQGGGIAVGGGISGTLFVLGNDLTIKARILLDSPPVHLEERTGKWYVLTLGSLLGALGAESRSSLYRIDPATFSATRLVTGLPRAAHFLIGMTNADAVPDFIVAGFGSVTGGGLVLVESAGNSYQHKVLSRHDSFVRLAKISERDQRIEFFALTAGAREELLYIQLETGQARERVLEAYPPHLGSVGLELSDVDGDGRDELLVLSGDNADSGPYNEAKPDQGLRIYTHDNGQQLRQVHFESLPGALTMSVDKYEDKQRIVVARYYSDPLAKQDLTVLTLRAPLKFERSHFTLQSRPTVLALLKSDSTPGYLLGSGNFPILALQDEKPVSRSFNGPVLSVVRPKLGNR from the coding sequence ATGTGCGCACGGGCACGCTTTTCAGAGTTTCGCCAAGAAAAACTCAATGTCGATCGCGCAGCGTTGCGAACCGGGCGCGCGGCGGCAGAGACGCACTGCGGGCAATGCCACCTGGTGCCACTACCCGAATCGATGTCGCAGCCCAACGCTGCATATATGCTGGCCTATATGGGGCTCTTTCTCGGCATCGATGCTTCGAGGCAACTCGACGATGCCGAAAAGGCGCATTTCAGGCAGCGTTATGAGCTGCTGAAGTCGCAGAAGCAGATTGCTTCTTCGGCGCAGGTCACGCCGCAGACCTGGCAGGCGCTGCGCGGCTATTATCTGGGTCTTGCGCGTTATCCTTTTGTTTCGGGTGAAAAGGCATTGCCGCTTGAACAGGCGCCGGTTGAATTTGCCGATCAGGGTGTGACGCTCGTCAAGGTGCTTCAGGGCGGCGGCATCGCCGTGGGCGGGGGCATTTCGGGAACACTCTTCGTGCTCGGCAATGACCTCACGATCAAAGCCAGAATATTGCTCGATTCGCCGCCCGTTCACCTCGAAGAGCGTACGGGCAAATGGTATGTGCTGACTCTCGGCAGCCTTTTGGGGGCACTCGGCGCAGAAAGCCGTTCGTCGCTCTACCGCATCGACCCCGCCACTTTTTCGGCCACGCGCCTTGTCACAGGCCTGCCGCGCGCTGCGCATTTTCTGATTGGCATGACAAATGCTGATGCGGTTCCCGATTTTATCGTTGCGGGTTTTGGCAGCGTCACCGGCGGCGGGCTCGTGCTGGTCGAGAGCGCCGGCAATAGCTACCAGCATAAGGTGCTGAGCCGCCACGATTCGTTCGTCAGGCTTGCGAAGATTTCTGAACGCGATCAACGTATTGAGTTTTTCGCGCTTACCGCGGGCGCGCGCGAAGAGCTGCTGTATATTCAACTCGAAACCGGCCAGGCACGCGAACGCGTGCTCGAGGCTTACCCCCCGCACCTCGGTTCTGTCGGCCTCGAATTATCAGACGTCGACGGCGACGGTAGAGATGAGCTGCTCGTGCTGAGCGGTGACAACGCCGACTCGGGCCCATACAATGAGGCAAAACCTGATCAGGGTTTGCGCATCTACACGCACGATAACGGGCAGCAGCTTAGGCAAGTACACTTTGAATCACTGCCTGGCGCGCTGACGATGTCTGTCGACAAATATGAGGATAAACAGCGTATCGTTGTGGCACGCTATTACTCCGACCCGCTGGCCAAACAAGACCTGACCGTGCTCACACTGAGAGCCCCCTTGAAATTCGAGCGCAGCCACTTTACACTGCAATCGCGCCCGACCGTGCTCGCGCTGCTGAAATCAGATTCGACCCCCGGGTATCTTCTCGGCAGCGGCAATTTTCCGATACTCGCGCTGCAAGACGAAAAGCCCGTGAGCCGTTCATTCAATGGCCCTGTTCTCTCGGTCGTCAGGCCGAAACTGGGCAATCGCTGA
- a CDS encoding ankyrin repeat domain-containing protein yields MLFRKILTLAAVLAFAATACSSSQKKTFATPAAELVDAAERGDEKRLQELRSQGVNINQKNENGYTALMAAAERGQLNAVAQLIAAQADVNTTNKFTWNALMLASVNGHTEVARALVAAGANVKYITANGETALLLAERGKHAELAQLLRSAGARK; encoded by the coding sequence ATGCTTTTCAGAAAGATTCTAACCCTTGCAGCGGTTCTTGCCTTCGCAGCGACCGCGTGTTCATCTTCGCAGAAAAAAACCTTTGCGACACCTGCTGCAGAGCTTGTCGATGCTGCAGAACGCGGCGACGAAAAGCGCCTGCAAGAGCTCAGGTCGCAGGGTGTGAACATCAATCAAAAGAATGAGAACGGCTATACCGCGCTTATGGCTGCAGCTGAACGCGGTCAGCTGAACGCAGTCGCGCAGCTCATTGCGGCGCAGGCAGACGTGAATACGACCAATAAATTCACATGGAACGCGCTGATGCTCGCCTCAGTCAATGGCCACACAGAGGTAGCCCGCGCACTCGTGGCTGCGGGTGCGAACGTAAAATATATTACCGCGAATGGCGAAACGGCGCTTTTGCTGGCTGAACGCGGCAAACATGCAGAGCTGGCACAGCTGCTGCGCAGCGCAGGGGCGCGCAAGTAA
- a CDS encoding SDR family oxidoreductase: protein MKDISGKVVIVSGAAGGIGQELVSRLSSAGAIVVATDVDEIALQKVSAMTRVQAVAADVRKNEDWENVFHRAAALGPVYALINAVGVLKPGYVDAVTPKEIDFHIDINVKGVMLGSAIAAREFKRAGTGHIINIASLAGVAPIPGISLYSASKFAVRGFTLALAAELKEFGVFVTVVCPDAVKTPMLDLQKDYPEAALTFSGNTPLTAGDVAGAIFETLGTDTPEVTLPFWRAIFAKTASALPGLAPMLIDTLRRAGLENQAKYQK, encoded by the coding sequence ATGAAAGATATTTCAGGTAAGGTTGTGATCGTGAGCGGCGCAGCCGGCGGCATTGGCCAAGAACTCGTCAGCCGATTGAGCAGCGCCGGAGCCATTGTGGTCGCAACCGATGTCGATGAAATTGCCCTGCAAAAGGTCAGCGCGATGACACGCGTTCAGGCAGTTGCCGCCGATGTGCGCAAGAACGAAGATTGGGAGAACGTCTTTCACCGGGCGGCCGCGCTGGGCCCCGTCTACGCGCTCATCAACGCAGTCGGCGTGCTGAAACCTGGCTACGTCGACGCTGTGACGCCGAAAGAAATCGATTTTCATATCGACATAAACGTCAAAGGTGTAATGCTCGGCTCGGCGATCGCAGCACGCGAATTCAAACGCGCCGGCACAGGCCACATCATTAATATTGCATCGCTCGCGGGTGTCGCGCCGATACCGGGCATCTCGCTCTACAGCGCATCTAAATTTGCCGTGCGCGGCTTCACGCTCGCGCTCGCCGCAGAACTGAAAGAGTTTGGGGTCTTTGTCACCGTCGTCTGCCCCGATGCAGTCAAGACCCCGATGCTCGACCTGCAAAAAGACTACCCAGAAGCAGCGCTGACTTTTTCGGGCAATACGCCGCTCACCGCGGGCGACGTGGCGGGTGCAATTTTCGAAACTCTGGGCACCGATACGCCCGAGGTGACGCTGCCCTTCTGGCGCGCAATTTTCGCAAAGACCGCGAGCGCACTGCCGGGGCTCGCGCCCATGCTGATCGACACGCTGCGCCGGGCAGGCCTTGAGAATCAGGCCAAATACCAGAAATAA
- a CDS encoding alpha/beta fold hydrolase — MQQITLTANGLSHPALKMGEGKRLALLLHGFPDSPRTWSRLMPRLAAQGYTCIAPYMRGYSQLNTPPELLTDSSATIQIADLAADAAALVEAAGFQDALLIGHDWGAITAYAAANLAPDRFHTLVTLSVPHLGTFLGNLWKHPRQTVQSWYILFFQLRFGIPERRVLQGHLRFIDELWQKWSPDLASDNEALAAAKEILADEQLLHNALAYYRGMLTPSIDEFARYNESRELSFAKIQQPTLTLTGSHDGCIMPEMFEGMHMSVAAEFTLRILPLAGHFLTLESDERIAAEIVKFTESLHTMEKAI; from the coding sequence ATGCAACAAATCACACTCACCGCCAACGGTCTTTCTCACCCAGCGCTGAAAATGGGCGAAGGCAAACGCCTCGCGCTGCTGCTGCACGGGTTTCCCGATTCGCCGCGCACCTGGTCGCGCCTGATGCCGAGACTCGCGGCTCAGGGTTATACATGCATCGCGCCCTACATGCGCGGTTACTCACAGCTGAACACACCACCTGAATTGCTGACCGACAGCTCGGCGACGATACAGATCGCCGACCTCGCAGCAGACGCGGCGGCGCTGGTCGAGGCTGCCGGTTTTCAAGATGCGCTGCTCATCGGGCACGATTGGGGGGCGATCACGGCTTATGCGGCGGCAAATCTCGCTCCCGACCGATTTCATACGCTCGTGACGCTGAGTGTGCCCCACCTCGGCACGTTTCTGGGCAACCTGTGGAAGCACCCGCGCCAAACCGTGCAGAGTTGGTATATTCTCTTTTTTCAGCTGCGCTTTGGCATACCCGAGCGGCGCGTGCTGCAGGGTCACCTCAGATTCATCGACGAACTTTGGCAGAAATGGTCGCCAGATTTAGCATCTGACAACGAAGCGCTCGCGGCCGCAAAAGAAATTCTTGCCGACGAACAACTGCTGCACAACGCACTCGCCTATTACCGGGGAATGCTCACCCCATCCATCGACGAATTTGCCCGGTATAACGAGAGCAGAGAACTATCGTTTGCGAAAATTCAACAACCGACGCTGACGCTGACCGGCAGCCACGATGGATGCATTATGCCCGAAATGTTTGAAGGCATGCACATGTCGGTAGCGGCAGAGTTTACTTTACGCATTCTGCCGCTTGCAGGGCACTTTCTGACTCTCGAAAGCGACGAACGCATCGCGGCAGAAATTGTGAAATTTACCGAAAGCCTGCACACCATGGAGAAAGCGATATGA
- a CDS encoding bactofilin family protein: MAAKESRRRGEATVFASGSAFKGNLQFARPLKIQGKYEGEIKGTDALEIGPQAKIQAHIEATHVVVFGHVTGNVVATEKVELRQGATLIGNIRAPKLEIDDGVIFEGQCEMKQNAQLEKAS, translated from the coding sequence ATGGCAGCAAAAGAATCACGCCGGCGTGGCGAGGCAACCGTATTTGCATCGGGCAGCGCCTTTAAGGGAAATCTGCAGTTCGCGCGCCCGTTAAAAATTCAGGGAAAATACGAGGGCGAAATCAAGGGCACCGACGCACTCGAAATCGGGCCGCAGGCAAAAATTCAGGCGCATATTGAGGCGACGCATGTCGTCGTGTTCGGGCATGTGACGGGTAACGTCGTTGCGACTGAAAAGGTCGAACTGCGCCAGGGTGCGACGCTGATAGGCAACATTCGCGCGCCGAAGCTCGAGATCGACGACGGTGTCATTTTCGAAGGTCAGTGCGAGATGAAACAGAACGCGCAGCTTGAAAAAGCGAGCTGA
- a CDS encoding tetratricopeptide repeat protein — protein sequence MLSEQMQQVLAAYNDGLALYKKREFKMAAEMFKKALAIKKDDGPSQVYLERCEHFIEEPPPADWDGVYVMKTK from the coding sequence ATGCTCTCTGAACAAATGCAACAGGTTCTCGCCGCTTACAACGACGGCCTCGCCCTATACAAAAAGCGCGAGTTCAAGATGGCGGCAGAAATGTTCAAAAAAGCGCTGGCGATCAAAAAAGACGACGGCCCCTCACAAGTTTACCTCGAACGCTGTGAACATTTTATCGAAGAACCGCCTCCCGCCGATTGGGATGGCGTGTATGTCATGAAGACGAAATAA